The following are from one region of the Bacillota bacterium genome:
- a CDS encoding FadR family transcriptional regulator, translating to MRAELDGMCGKLDRVTLSQEVADRIQRLIVDQSLEVGTMLPSENSLAQSFGVSRTVIREAFKVLKAKGLVDVQPGKGTVVRSPGRKSVSDTIKLYLTVKQGGKPSHIEALYEIREVLECRIAELAAARRTPEDLCHLRDALERMKEQQEDAQGWTRADLEYHRLLARSTQNDLFLLLLQPIAELLGEVIYRGWTEPSGADQGIAAHEAILRAIEEQSPEEARRLMADHVEDSRQRVRRTLQA from the coding sequence ATGAGAGCAGAGCTGGACGGGATGTGTGGGAAGCTCGACCGGGTTACCCTCTCTCAAGAGGTGGCTGACCGGATCCAAAGACTCATAGTCGACCAGTCCCTGGAGGTCGGGACCATGCTGCCTTCGGAGAACTCGCTCGCACAGTCCTTCGGAGTGAGCCGGACGGTGATACGGGAGGCATTCAAAGTTCTGAAAGCCAAAGGCCTCGTAGATGTCCAGCCAGGTAAGGGCACTGTCGTGAGGAGCCCGGGCAGGAAGTCCGTCTCGGATACGATTAAGCTCTACCTTACAGTCAAACAAGGCGGGAAGCCTTCGCACATCGAGGCTCTCTACGAAATCAGAGAGGTTCTGGAGTGCCGCATAGCCGAGCTCGCGGCGGCTCGAAGGACCCCTGAGGATTTGTGTCATCTGCGAGACGCCCTGGAGAGAATGAAGGAGCAACAGGAGGACGCACAGGGATGGACCCGGGCGGACCTCGAGTACCACCGGCTCCTCGCCCGCTCCACCCAAAACGATCTCTTCCTCCTCTTACTGCAGCCAATTGCTGAGCTGCTCGGGGAGGTCATCTACAGGGGGTGGACCGAACCCAGCGGGGCGGACCAAGGAATAGCGGCCCACGAGGCCATTCTCCGCGCTATTGAAGAACAGTCGCCGGAGGAGGCCCGCCGGCTTATGGCAGACCATGTTGAAGATTCAAGGCAGCGTGTTCGTCGCACCTTGCAGGCTTGA